TGGTTGTCGTCGAGAGTGAGTACTGCCGTGAGATTTTCAATAGCAGTTATAGTTCCCTGTAAGCTTAGTAACATGGATACGTTCTTTCGCAAAGTATTAGTCTAGGTACGCGCCTTCGCGGATCTTCTTTTTTACTACCTTTAGATCACTGTAGGACTTGGCGGCTGCATGGACAGCGCGCAGCTTTGACTGCTTGGCATCGTACCAATCAACTGAAATTTCCTTAATGGTAAGGCCGAGTTGGCGGGCAATACTAAGCACCTCAACGTCAAACACCCAACCATCCATACTCTGCTTCTTAAATACCCTCTCCGCTGCCGCGGCGGTAAAGAGTTTGAAACCACACTGGGTATCCACAATTCCCCGGAGCAAGGACTGCTGAATGAGTAAGTTGCCAATGCGGGAAACAATCCTGCGCTGCAAGGGCTGCTTCACACGGATACTCCCCCCATTGAGGTAGCGCGAACCAATGATGATATCGAACTGACCTAAATACGGAAGGAACTTGTCTAGCTCCGTAATAGGTGTGGCATAGTCTGCATCCATAAAGAGCCGGTAATCACCTTGGGCTGCTAGCATACCCTGGCGGACAACACCCCCCTTCCCCTTGTTCTTTTCGTTGGCAATAAGCTTGAGCTGTGGGAAACGCTCCTGCATCTCTTGTACTTTTTTCACCGTGTCGTCGGTGCTGCCATCGTCCACCACCAATACTTCAGCCTCAAAGGACTGCTGCTCTAGGTAATCACGGACGAGCGCAAGCGTTTCCGGAAGACGGTCTGCCTCGTTATAGGCAGGGATGACAATGGAGATGTGAGGCATGCGGTCAGCGTACCAAATCTCGCTTACTACGGCCACCTCTGGAAAGAATAATGGTGACATAGAGCCAAAAGAGCACTGCCAGCTCCAGCTTAAAGATTGGCGTGTCCACTAGCCCATGTGCCAAAAGGACGGCCATTGTAACCGCTGCCGCACCGCCGTAGGCAAGGGCGCCCCCCATAATAAGCAGCATCGCCACCAACCCAACCGCGGAGAGATCAAGCCAAAAAGCCAGGTAGAGATTGTGCGGCTCCGGGACATTCCATTCAATAGGGTCCGTAGTAACGTAGGGCACTGCTTTCAGGTATTCGTTATCAAAGTTGCGCAACCCAATGCCCGTAACTGGGTGTTGGTCGCCAATTCGCAGCGCCACCTGCCAAATTTCCTGACGCGAAGCCAGGGAGGAGCGCGGGTTGTTAGAAAAACGCTTATACGCAAGGGCGCCGCCAATGAGTGCCATCACCACCATAATCCCAATCATGATCCCTGCCGATTTCTTTTTCCGCGATGCCATGGCCACAACGTACAGGGCACCCGCAATGAGGCCTACCATTCCACCAAGGGATTGGCTTGCCAAGATGCCCACGAGCAGTACGGCCATGACTAACCATTTCTCCCTTCTGGTGAAGCCATATGCCAGAAAGAGGGCGGGCACTACCGATGCTGCATAAAAGTTCGGCGAAGAAAAAGTACCGATCATGCGCATTTCTTGCTGCGCAGGCAAAAGGGCAAAACCATACAGCGTCTGCGCCAGGGCCGTGGCAACAATCCCCCACACCAAGGTGCGTACGCTCATTGCGCTCGCCACAATGGTAACCAAAAGGAGAAGTGGCATGATAAACCAAGCTTTTGCCGCCCCTAAGGCTTCGCCCTGCACGCCTGCCACACTTACGGAAATTAAGAGGCCAAGCAGAAGCAATGCCCCGCCCCATCGGAATACAGCGGGCAGCGCACGGAGGCGCGCCATGCCCCCTGTCCTCCACATGGAATAGCAAGAAATTACCAGGAGTAGGGTGAGAACCTCAAAGGCATAGAAAGGTATGCCTGTCACTTTGAAAACAGGTCTTTCGCCTAAGAGAAGCGTCAACGGCAAAAGAAAGAGGAGAAGTTCTGCGATTCGGTTTCTCATGGCGCTGTGGCTACTGATGATAAGAGGTCACGGACTTGGGCAGCCACGGTTTCCCATGAATACCCCTGCGCCCTCTTCAAGGCTTTGTCACTCATTTTCTGTGCCAGTGTATCATCTTCAAGCAATGCACGGAGGGAGGCAGTAATCCCGTCAATATCCTGAGGGTCACATACCCGGCCTGTGTCGGCCACTAATTCGGTAAGCGCTGGGGTGTTACTAACCAAAACAGGAGTACCAGCCGCCATCGCCTCAATAACAGGGAGGCCAAACCCCTCGTAGTGGCTGAGGTAAGCAAAGCACCGCGCCTTTTGAAAACGGGAAACAAGTTCTTCTGTAGAAAGGTAGCCTTCAAACCTGCAGGTGGTGGAGATCCCCAACTTCTCCGCCACACCCTCGTAGTCCTCCCCGCCCCATCCCTGTTTCCCAACAAGAATGAGGGGATGTTTCTGCCGCTCTTCTTCCCTAAGCCCCGCATAGGCCTTAAGTAAACTGAGGATGTTCTTTCGTGGCTCCAAGGTACCGACAAACAAAAGTGAGCCGTCCCTGGCTGAGAGGGGCAGAGGTCGGGCATCCATGAGCAGTGGCGCCTCGCCAATTACATGAAGCTTGTCCGGTGGGCATTTGCCAATTTCCTGCACATCTTTTGCCGTGGCTTGCGATACGGCAATGACTGCCGCGGAGCGCTTTAACGAACGGCGGAGCGAAGCCTTTTCTACCGCATTTGCCTTGGCGTTATGCTTCACATTTTTCAAAACAAAAACGGCCAAGTCATGGACTACCGTTACCGTGGGGACAGAACAAAAAAGGGCTGACAAGTAACTTTGGGAAGCAAAGAATACTTGCGCCTTGTCCTGCAATGCCTGCTTGGCCGCAGCCCGGTGCCAAAACAGGCTGCGCCCAGCAACCTCTACCTGCTCAATAGCCCTTCCCCGTAGTTCTGAGGGGATTTTCTGGCCTGGATGCACATAGCAAAAAACGGCGTCATCCCCATCCCTCCATTCGTTCAGGATACGCAGAAGGTATTGCCCCTTCCCTGCAGGCCTACCGCAGATCTCACGCGCATCTACGGCAATTCGCATAGTGCCTACTTGCGTGCAGCTCGGTCAAAAGCAGCGGCCACCATCGTGGCGAAGAGAAGGCCAATGACCAGGCCGGCGATTGGCGCAAGTGGAACCCCTGAGCCATGGCTGGTTACTGTGGTATCTGTGTATGAAGTTTCAATGAGGAGGTCGCTCTTGGCGGAGTCAAAGCTGGCTTGTGCCTCATCGAGCACTGAGCGCAAGGCAGTAAAGACATTCTCCACCTCTGTCTGGGTAGCACCTACGTACTGTACTTGGTAAGAACGGGAAAACGGCACGTCGCTAATCACTTGGAAAATGTTGGCGTAATCAGCCAGGCTCATATCTGCCACGGAAACATTAGCCTTTTCCAAAGCCTTGCGAACATAAAACGGGTCGGCAATCCAAGACTGGGTAGTGGCCACAGCGGTCTTCAGGTCTTCACCCTGGTTAGGCTGAAGGATGAGTTGCTGCGTTTCAGGGTAGCGGCGGGATGGCTCAACGGTAACCGTAAATGAACCAAAGTACTGTGGATCTTTCCGGCGCTCCAAGCCAAGGGTGGCCCCAAAGACAACAAGAGTTAGCACAAGAATGATAGGCCAGCGTCGCGCGATGAGGTGTGAGAGGCTAAATCGATCCATACATAAGTACTAATAGTGTAGATTCAGCATAGCTTCTTACACCAAAAAGAAAAACACCAGGAGTCCAATTTGAGATCCCTTATGCTAGTCTAGGTGATATGGAAAAAGTCTCCGTGTGCGTCATCACCAAAAACGAGGAGCGCAACATTGCCCGCTGCCTTGATTCTGTCTCTTGGGCGGACGAGCTCATCGTCTTAGATAGCGGCAGTACCGACAAAACTGTGGCCATCGCCAAGGAACATGGGGCCAAAGTTACCGAAACCGATTGGCCAGGTTGGGCGGTACAAAAAAACCGCGCCATTGATGCCGCAACCAATGACTGGGTGTTAAGCCTGGATGCCGACGAATGGCTCCCGCCTGACATGGAGCCACGCGTCCGCGAAGCAATGACAAATTCCGCAGCCGACTCGTACACCATGAAACGCAAGACCTTCTTTTTAGGTAAATGGATTGCCCACCAAGGATGGTACCCAGACCGACAGATCCGCTTGTTTCGAAAATCTGCCACCCGGTTCAGCGAAGTTCCTGTGCATGAGAAAGTACTGGAAACTGCTACGACACAGGACTTGGATATTGATATCCTCCACGAATCCTATGTAGACCTTGCGCAATATATTCAAAAAAACAAAGCCTACAGCACTGCTCAAGCAGAGCAGCAGAAAGGGAGCAGCCTCCCCTGGCTTAAGCTTATTGCAAAGCCTCCGGCCCGTTTCGTACAAACATACTTCCTGCAAGCTGGCTTTCTCGATGGCTGGCAGGGCCTCCTCCTCTCAGCCCTCCGCAGTTGGTACGACTTTACTGTACAGAAAAAGATTATTCGTCTGCGCCAACGTACAAAGCCCCAATAAAGAAGGCGTAGCCCACTAGGATGAGCGGGTAGAAAAGCGCGTTTACGAAGAAGGCGTTGATGAGCAGCGCAGGGGTGGCAATAAGAATCACATACGCAGCTACCTGCGCGTTCTTTCGTTTCTTTTCGCGAAGCACTCGCAGCGCATCTTTAAGGACCAGGATCCCGCCCAACACAAAGAGGGAAAACCCTACCGTCCCCGTAGTGGCAAGTACATTGAGGATACTACTGTCGCTACCTGCGCTTGAATGACTCTCCCCGATTGGCGAGACAAGGTTCAGCTCTTTTTGGGCACGGTCATAATTGTTATAACCCACGCCCAGTACGGGATAGTGTTCAACAATTTTCAAGGCATGTTTCCAGGAAAGAATCCTGTCTTGCGCCGTCTGATCGAGTGAGAAACCGCCACGCACACGCTCTGCAACCCGGGGGATACTCAAGGCAAGCGGGACAATGCAGACCGCTGCTAGAAGCAGTAGTTTCCAAGAGTAGCGGAAACCAATAATGGCGAGGACCACCAAGATGGCCAGGTAACCGCTGCGCGAATACGTAAGGACTCCTGCAACCAGGGTCCCAATAATGAGCAACCAGAAAGTAACTCGCGGTGCCTTACGGTTCAGGGCAAAGAAGAATACGAGAAGGAAGGCAAGGTAACCGCCTAGGTAGTTTGGATCCAGGAAGGTGGAGACAAAACGCCCCACGTGAGGGTCCCAACCGTAACCACTCAGCACACCAATGTCTGGCAAAAGGACCAACTGAAGGATACCTAGCGCCAAGACGGCAGCACCCGTCCACAAGACAACTCTGAAGGGCTTCTCCAACTCCTGGTCGGCCTTAAAGAGGGTGGGGACAATCCAAAAGAGAGAAAAATAAACCAAAAGCCTTACCCAGTAGGCTGCAGCTTCTACAAACTCTTTTTGAGCTAGTGCATAAGGCGAGAAAAGGAGGGAAAGAAGTGCCACACCTAAGAATCCCATCCAAATAAGGTGGGTTGGGTATTTAGGAAGGGAAACCCTTTTCCAAAAGACCCACACAAGCCAGGCACCTAAGAGGGCGCAGAGAAAAAGGTCCGCAAGTACGGGACCGCCGCCTTTGAGCGGTGGGATACGCCCCAATTGCCCAAGGGCCACAGACCCAATTGCCCAGTACAGAAAAAGTACTGGCCGCTGTATGGCAATCACGGCGCCGGTAGCCATTACCGCTACCGCAAGTGCTATAAGAGGGTTCCAGGCTGCAAGCTGCGCCAAGGCAACTCCCCCTATGAGCCCCCCTACTAAAATGAGTGCTGCTTTCCAGTTCATTGCTCTCAGAATACCCTAAGTCGTGGATTCTGTACGGTAGCGGTACCTTCTTTCTGGGAAAGCTTGGCCGCAGACAAGCCTGCCCTTATCCCCCGCCACGGTGCCAAGAACGCACTTGGCCTTCCCTTCCCGTACACAAGCCAGCAGGCCAGGATCGGCCTTGCCATGTGCATTACAAAGAAGGGGATGCGCCAAGAAGGAGCGTGCTTTCCATAAAAGAGGAAGTTATTGAAGAACAGGTCTTCATACCAACGAATACGCTCGCTGACTGCCCTGCTGCCTCCGGCGGCAACCATGTGGTGCAGGAGATGTGTTTCCGGTACGTACCGTATACGGTAACCCGCCTCACGAAGGCGCACGGCCCAATCCGTTTCTTCACGCATGGCATTGCCACGGAACCGTTCGTCAAAGAGGCCGGCTTCACGCACGGTGCTGGCACGGAGGGAAAAATTGCACCCAATAAGGTTGTCTACGTCAGCTGGAAAATCAACGTGAAAGTTGTTTACAAAGTCACCCATCCACGTGATCTTGCCTACTGTTTTGGCAGTCGGGTCATATTCATGAGTCGGGACAATCACCTTGCCGGCAACGGCGCCAATGTCCCCTGACGTGTAGGCAGCAACATGTGCCTGGATGAACCCTCCTTCAACCTCTACGTCGTCGTCAGTGAAGATAATAATCTCGGGATCAGTGGCGTGGGCAACCCCCCAATTGCGGGCCTTAGTAGTGGCGGCAAAGGAGATCTGAGGTGGTCGGAACCAGGTAATAAGACCCTCTTTCTCCCATGCCTCCATTTGACGCTGGACTTCTTCCGTGTGCGACTCGGTTTGATCAACCACAATAATCTCGTACCGTTCACGCGGGTAATCTTGCCCCAACATGCCTGAGATGGTCAGGAGGAGCGGCTCATCCCGCTTGTACGTGGGAATGATGAGGGAGACAAAAGGATGCTGCTGAGTACTCATGCCTTCCCCGCCCAATGCTTAAGGCGCCTTGCCAATCGCCAGAGGAATATGCGGATTTTGTACCAAAGGTTGGTGTAGAGCGCTGGATGGTTAGCCCGTACCTGGGCACGCAAGGCGTGGTCACGCTCCCTGTCCATGGTATTACGACCTCCCTCTTCTTTTTGCCGGTACAGGAGATGCGTCTCTTTGCAATACACACCCCGGAAACCTGCATCCACGAGGCTTAGGTAAAAGTCCCAGTCTTCATACCCGCCCCGCATGGCGGGGTTAAAGTATCCAACCTGGCGTGCCGCATCTGTTCTGACAAGTGAAGAAACATGGATATAGTTCTCTGGGACCAGGGCCGCAATGGACCAAGGGCGGGCGTGGATCCAACCTTCTTTTGCCCCAAAAAGCTGGGCATCTGAGTAAGCAAAGGCCACTTCCTTAGGCTGTTTCTCCAATATCGAAAAGAGGCTCTGGAGATAGTTGTCCGGCAGTATGTCATCAGCATCCAAACGCACCACATACGGCGCAGA
The sequence above is drawn from the Verrucomicrobiia bacterium genome and encodes:
- a CDS encoding dolichyl-phosphate beta-glucosyltransferase — translated: MSPLFFPEVAVVSEIWYADRMPHISIVIPAYNEADRLPETLALVRDYLEQQSFEAEVLVVDDGSTDDTVKKVQEMQERFPQLKLIANEKNKGKGGVVRQGMLAAQGDYRLFMDADYATPITELDKFLPYLGQFDIIIGSRYLNGGSIRVKQPLQRRIVSRIGNLLIQQSLLRGIVDTQCGFKLFTAAAAERVFKKQSMDGWVFDVEVLSIARQLGLTIKEISVDWYDAKQSKLRAVHAAAKSYSDLKVVKKKIREGAYLD
- a CDS encoding O-antigen ligase family protein, yielding MRNRIAELLLFLLPLTLLLGERPVFKVTGIPFYAFEVLTLLLVISCYSMWRTGGMARLRALPAVFRWGGALLLLGLLISVSVAGVQGEALGAAKAWFIMPLLLLVTIVASAMSVRTLVWGIVATALAQTLYGFALLPAQQEMRMIGTFSSPNFYAASVVPALFLAYGFTRREKWLVMAVLLVGILASQSLGGMVGLIAGALYVVAMASRKKKSAGIMIGIMVVMALIGGALAYKRFSNNPRSSLASRQEIWQVALRIGDQHPVTGIGLRNFDNEYLKAVPYVTTDPIEWNVPEPHNLYLAFWLDLSAVGLVAMLLIMGGALAYGGAAAVTMAVLLAHGLVDTPIFKLELAVLFWLYVTIILSRGGRSKRDLVR
- a CDS encoding glycosyltransferase family 1 protein, with protein sequence MRIAVDAREICGRPAGKGQYLLRILNEWRDGDDAVFCYVHPGQKIPSELRGRAIEQVEVAGRSLFWHRAAAKQALQDKAQVFFASQSYLSALFCSVPTVTVVHDLAVFVLKNVKHNAKANAVEKASLRRSLKRSAAVIAVSQATAKDVQEIGKCPPDKLHVIGEAPLLMDARPLPLSARDGSLLFVGTLEPRKNILSLLKAYAGLREEERQKHPLILVGKQGWGGEDYEGVAEKLGISTTCRFEGYLSTEELVSRFQKARCFAYLSHYEGFGLPVIEAMAAGTPVLVSNTPALTELVADTGRVCDPQDIDGITASLRALLEDDTLAQKMSDKALKRAQGYSWETVAAQVRDLLSSVATAP
- a CDS encoding glycosyltransferase family 2 protein; translation: MEKVSVCVITKNEERNIARCLDSVSWADELIVLDSGSTDKTVAIAKEHGAKVTETDWPGWAVQKNRAIDAATNDWVLSLDADEWLPPDMEPRVREAMTNSAADSYTMKRKTFFLGKWIAHQGWYPDRQIRLFRKSATRFSEVPVHEKVLETATTQDLDIDILHESYVDLAQYIQKNKAYSTAQAEQQKGSSLPWLKLIAKPPARFVQTYFLQAGFLDGWQGLLLSALRSWYDFTVQKKIIRLRQRTKPQ
- a CDS encoding O-antigen ligase family protein — translated: MNWKAALILVGGLIGGVALAQLAAWNPLIALAVAVMATGAVIAIQRPVLFLYWAIGSVALGQLGRIPPLKGGGPVLADLFLCALLGAWLVWVFWKRVSLPKYPTHLIWMGFLGVALLSLLFSPYALAQKEFVEAAAYWVRLLVYFSLFWIVPTLFKADQELEKPFRVVLWTGAAVLALGILQLVLLPDIGVLSGYGWDPHVGRFVSTFLDPNYLGGYLAFLLVFFFALNRKAPRVTFWLLIIGTLVAGVLTYSRSGYLAILVVLAIIGFRYSWKLLLLAAVCIVPLALSIPRVAERVRGGFSLDQTAQDRILSWKHALKIVEHYPVLGVGYNNYDRAQKELNLVSPIGESHSSAGSDSSILNVLATTGTVGFSLFVLGGILVLKDALRVLREKKRKNAQVAAYVILIATPALLINAFFVNALFYPLILVGYAFFIGALYVGADE
- a CDS encoding glycosyltransferase, which gives rise to MSTQQHPFVSLIIPTYKRDEPLLLTISGMLGQDYPRERYEIIVVDQTESHTEEVQRQMEAWEKEGLITWFRPPQISFAATTKARNWGVAHATDPEIIIFTDDDVEVEGGFIQAHVAAYTSGDIGAVAGKVIVPTHEYDPTAKTVGKITWMGDFVNNFHVDFPADVDNLIGCNFSLRASTVREAGLFDERFRGNAMREETDWAVRLREAGYRIRYVPETHLLHHMVAAGGSRAVSERIRWYEDLFFNNFLFYGKHAPSWRIPFFVMHMARPILACWLVYGKGRPSAFLAPWRGIRAGLSAAKLSQKEGTATVQNPRLRVF
- a CDS encoding glycosyltransferase family A protein, whose translation is MSDTNPVGPIAVIIPAYNQGPYLREAVESVMRQTLPASEIIVVDDGSTDDTAEVLNGLRREYPQLAALSQANAGVCEASRNGLAHVSAPYVVRLDADDILPDNYLQSLFSILEKQPKEVAFAYSDAQLFGAKEGWIHARPWSIAALVPENYIHVSSLVRTDAARQVGYFNPAMRGGYEDWDFYLSLVDAGFRGVYCKETHLLYRQKEEGGRNTMDRERDHALRAQVRANHPALYTNLWYKIRIFLWRLARRLKHWAGKA